One Salipiger sp. CCB-MM3 genomic window carries:
- a CDS encoding (2Fe-2S)-binding protein, with product MFRRDPLPPEDTIEILLDGEPLAARRGETVALAMLAGGVQHFRGSVVSGAPRAPYCLMGVCFECLVTIDGVANRQACMVTVTPGMRVTRQSGAPEILPSILPEAPQ from the coding sequence ATGTTCCGGCGTGATCCCCTGCCCCCCGAAGACACCATCGAGATCCTGCTCGACGGCGAACCCCTTGCCGCCCGCCGCGGCGAGACGGTGGCCCTTGCGATGCTGGCGGGCGGAGTTCAGCACTTCCGCGGCAGCGTGGTCAGCGGAGCGCCGCGCGCGCCCTATTGCCTGATGGGCGTCTGCTTCGAATGCCTCGTGACCATCGACGGCGTTGCCAACCGGCAGGCCTGCATGGTCACCGTCACGCCCGGCATGCGCGTCACCCGCCAGTCCGGTGCGCCCGAAATCCTCCCCAGCATTCTCCCAGAGGCGCCGCAATGA
- a CDS encoding NAD(P)/FAD-dependent oxidoreductase yields the protein MQQHDITVIGGGLVGSALALGLAAARQRVLVLDGADLSARASRANFGLVWVSGKGLGNPAYARWSYEAAKLWPAFARDLAARSGLDVALDQPGGYSFALSPRELDEITADMTRITEETGGEGAPWRSLSRAELLREIPGIGPDVVGGAHSSADGHVNALRLFHALHRAGAAAGVTYQAQRIVERIEPLSSGFRLKGAWGEITTPRVVLAAGTGTEALAPMVGLRAPLKHSRGQIVVTERVSGRLPFLSAIIRQTDEGSVLIGDSDEGDTAEISGNPEIAALLGARAIRVYPPLAQLGVVRSWTGFRVKPLDGAPIYDHSAHHPGAYLVLCHSGVTLAALHALRVAPKIAEGAQQIGPSAFSSARFHVPA from the coding sequence ATGCAGCAGCACGACATCACGGTGATCGGCGGCGGTCTCGTCGGCAGCGCGCTGGCGCTCGGGCTGGCCGCCGCGCGGCAGCGCGTGCTGGTGCTGGATGGCGCGGATCTTTCCGCCCGCGCCTCGCGCGCCAATTTCGGCCTCGTCTGGGTCTCGGGCAAGGGGCTCGGCAATCCGGCCTATGCGCGCTGGTCGTATGAGGCGGCCAAGCTTTGGCCCGCCTTCGCGCGCGATCTTGCGGCGCGCAGCGGTCTTGACGTGGCGCTCGACCAACCCGGCGGCTACAGCTTTGCGCTCTCGCCGCGCGAACTCGACGAGATCACCGCCGACATGACCCGGATCACCGAAGAGACCGGCGGCGAAGGCGCTCCATGGCGCAGCCTGTCGCGAGCCGAACTGCTGCGCGAGATCCCCGGCATCGGCCCGGATGTTGTTGGCGGGGCCCATAGCTCCGCCGATGGCCATGTGAACGCGCTGCGGCTGTTCCACGCCCTGCACCGCGCCGGGGCGGCAGCGGGCGTCACCTATCAGGCGCAGCGCATCGTCGAGCGGATCGAACCGCTGTCCAGCGGCTTCCGCCTCAAAGGCGCATGGGGTGAGATCACCACGCCGCGCGTCGTGCTGGCCGCAGGCACCGGCACGGAGGCGCTGGCCCCGATGGTCGGCCTGCGCGCGCCACTCAAGCACAGTCGCGGGCAGATCGTGGTGACCGAGCGCGTCTCGGGCCGCCTGCCGTTTCTCAGCGCGATCATCCGCCAGACCGACGAGGGCAGCGTTTTGATCGGCGACAGCGACGAGGGCGACACCGCAGAGATCTCCGGCAACCCCGAGATCGCGGCGCTGCTCGGCGCCCGCGCCATCCGCGTCTACCCGCCGCTGGCGCAGCTTGGCGTTGTCCGCAGTTGGACCGGCTTTCGGGTGAAGCCGCTGGATGGCGCGCCGATCTACGACCACTCGGCCCACCACCCCGGCGCCTATCTGGTGCTCTGTCACAGCGGCGTCACCCTCGCCGCGCTGCACGCCCTGCGCGTCGCGCCAAAGATCGCCGAGGGGGCGCAGCAGATCGGCCCTTCGGCGTTTTCCTCCGCGAGGTTCCATGTTCCGGCGTGA